Proteins encoded in a region of the Streptomyces sp. NBC_01471 genome:
- a CDS encoding phytanoyl-CoA dioxygenase family protein: MPTSDPYLYRAASDIPYFSTDGEMYLAQTPLRDIKKSQPLRVLSEEDFAFWQTYGYVVVKEAIPAAAAQRLLDFTWDFQGLDPDRPDTWYTDREFRSDLDRELHIYGFVEAYHHQLIWDSRQAQRVHDAFADVWDCEELWVTLDRLNLNPPNIKNRDRALIAPTDKGFDIELHWDVDSTLSVLPQRVQGIIALNDTEPERGGFQCSPELFRQFDRWKLSQPAGRDPIRPGTDRAEFPVVQPELQAGDLLIWNGLLAHGVARNISESGVRAVQYLSMMPALESHQEMRKSRIESWRTLSTPDWNKTLVGDADRHESLRYGAAELSGLGAKLLGLESWNGDRNTERSTGELACSESV, from the coding sequence ATGCCGACGTCCGACCCCTATCTGTATCGAGCCGCATCGGACATCCCCTATTTCAGTACGGACGGAGAGATGTACCTGGCGCAGACACCGCTGCGGGACATCAAGAAGTCGCAGCCGCTGCGCGTGCTGTCGGAAGAGGACTTCGCCTTCTGGCAGACCTACGGCTACGTCGTCGTGAAGGAGGCGATACCCGCCGCCGCGGCGCAGCGCCTGCTGGACTTCACCTGGGACTTCCAGGGCCTGGACCCGGACCGGCCCGACACCTGGTACACGGACCGGGAGTTCCGGTCGGACCTGGACCGCGAACTGCACATCTACGGTTTCGTGGAGGCGTACCACCACCAGCTCATCTGGGACAGCCGCCAGGCGCAGCGCGTGCATGACGCGTTCGCCGACGTGTGGGACTGCGAGGAGCTGTGGGTGACCCTGGACCGGCTCAACCTGAACCCGCCGAACATCAAGAACCGTGACCGCGCGCTGATCGCGCCCACGGACAAGGGGTTCGACATCGAGCTGCACTGGGACGTCGACAGCACGCTCAGTGTGCTGCCCCAGCGCGTCCAGGGGATCATCGCGCTGAACGACACCGAGCCCGAGCGGGGCGGATTCCAGTGCTCACCGGAGCTGTTCCGCCAGTTCGACCGGTGGAAGCTCTCCCAGCCCGCCGGCCGGGACCCGATCAGGCCCGGCACCGACCGCGCCGAGTTCCCCGTCGTCCAGCCGGAACTCCAGGCCGGCGATCTGCTGATCTGGAACGGCCTGCTCGCCCACGGCGTCGCCCGCAACATCTCGGAGAGCGGCGTCCGCGCGGTCCAGTACCTCTCGATGATGCCCGCGCTGGAGTCCCACCAGGAGATGCGGAAGTCCCGGATCGAATCCTGGCGCACCCTCTCCACACCGGACTGGAACAAGACGCTGGTCGGCGACGCGGACCGGCACGAATCCCTCAGGTACGGCGCCGCAGAGCTGAGCGGCCTCGGCGCGAAGCTTCTTGGACTCGAATCCTGGAACGGCGACCGGAACACCGAGCGGTCAACCGGAGAACTGGCATGCAGCGAATCTGTCTGA
- a CDS encoding DUF6271 family protein yields MQRICLTLPTNRACAATISALRAEAQYAAEHFGVEVRLLILDSSGEQDFAEHAKVAGEATGTPQVIVHHLGEAEQRTLLRQFISGADVPKPDLLLDLMLPSGVSYGACTNRAFLFAAALGCESLHRRDSDSTYQVLDGEPVFPVHHELLSLGKHAIDAVDGVSETRLDPAHAQRTVSLVGSSFVGELSVDISEIQRLDPAVYHDVVSLWAPREWPDEAKRQLVAEAFTGAGTDPFTGDRSAVGPVDPMRVDMCNVSFHREVYERVPLPPATDTIGSDYFLLHLVHDAGLPGVLHNRHIVNFYTGERRTDAGFMAYQLRLVKFFLSMLYFNSVYGRMAAAGGALLDDRLRLRADPVAAFVRDSSWLDREENEERLRVIDRSYRKLGGRYAEFADVLAARGDRLLNEAQRDMEDFALLIEAWEPLMRVSREAGIHEH; encoded by the coding sequence ATGCAGCGAATCTGTCTGACCCTTCCCACCAACAGGGCCTGCGCGGCGACGATTTCGGCCCTGCGCGCCGAGGCACAGTACGCGGCCGAGCACTTCGGCGTCGAGGTGCGTCTGCTGATCCTGGACTCGTCCGGCGAGCAGGATTTCGCGGAGCACGCGAAAGTCGCCGGCGAGGCCACCGGAACACCACAGGTGATCGTCCACCACCTGGGCGAAGCCGAACAGCGCACCTTACTGCGGCAGTTCATCAGCGGCGCCGACGTTCCCAAGCCCGATCTGCTGCTCGACCTCATGCTGCCTTCCGGGGTCTCGTACGGCGCCTGCACGAACCGTGCCTTCCTGTTCGCCGCCGCGCTCGGCTGCGAATCCCTGCACCGCAGGGATTCGGACAGCACCTATCAGGTCCTGGACGGCGAGCCGGTGTTCCCCGTCCACCACGAACTGCTGTCGCTCGGGAAACACGCGATCGACGCGGTGGACGGCGTGTCCGAGACCCGTCTCGACCCGGCCCACGCACAGCGGACGGTGTCCCTGGTGGGCAGCTCCTTCGTGGGCGAACTGTCCGTGGACATCAGCGAGATCCAGCGGCTCGACCCTGCCGTCTACCACGACGTCGTCAGCCTGTGGGCCCCTCGCGAGTGGCCGGACGAGGCGAAGCGGCAGCTGGTCGCCGAGGCCTTCACGGGGGCGGGCACCGACCCCTTCACCGGCGACCGGTCGGCGGTCGGCCCGGTGGACCCCATGCGGGTGGACATGTGCAACGTCAGCTTCCACCGCGAGGTGTACGAGCGCGTGCCGCTGCCGCCCGCGACCGACACCATCGGCAGCGACTACTTCCTGCTGCACCTGGTCCACGACGCGGGGCTGCCCGGCGTCCTCCACAACCGCCACATCGTGAACTTCTACACCGGGGAGCGGCGCACCGACGCCGGATTCATGGCGTACCAGCTGCGGCTGGTGAAGTTCTTCCTGTCGATGCTCTATTTCAATTCCGTGTACGGGCGGATGGCGGCGGCCGGCGGTGCCCTGCTCGACGACCGGCTGCGCCTCCGGGCGGACCCGGTGGCCGCATTCGTCCGGGACAGCAGCTGGCTGGACCGGGAGGAGAACGAGGAGCGGCTGCGCGTCATCGACCGGTCCTACCGGAAACTCGGCGGCCGATACGCCGAGTTCGCCGACGTCCTGGCGGCCCGCGGCGACCGGCTGCTCAACGAGGCCCAGCGGGACATGGAGGATTTCGCGCTCCTGATCGAGGCGTGGGAACCACTGATGCGGGTGAGCAGAGAAGCGGGTATCCATGAGCACTAG